From one Panulirus ornatus isolate Po-2019 chromosome 11, ASM3632096v1, whole genome shotgun sequence genomic stretch:
- the LOC139751179 gene encoding uncharacterized protein, which translates to MMDILVLSHEKKFECSECGKLFTRKHHLKTHTFIHTGEKFECDECGKQFTRKNNLKAHKLTHTGEKIECSECGKQFGSIRSHNTHQLIHTGRTFACDECGKQFTQKGHLKSHKLLHTGEKKFKCEECGKQFAQKSNLNTHKLIHTDDKKYECENCGRRFIRKSHLNTHKITHTGEKNFECEECGKQFAHKSSLNTHTVIHTGEKKFKCEECGKRFIKRSDLNTHNLIHTGEKKFQCEECGQVFTHRGSLNTHALIHTSEKKFKCEECGLLFSRKSHLNTHNLIHTGEKKFRCEICGKRFTRKSHLDTHKHVHTGEKRFECELCGKLFTQKSSVNTHRLIHTGEKKYRCEECGKLFTQRFNLSVHKLIHTDEKYECEKCGKRFIRKSDLNIHKLIHKGYISQEVKEEWNLRMSTKSMDFSH; encoded by the coding sequence ATGATGGATATACTAGTACTCAGTCATGAGAAAAAGTTTGAATGCAGTGAATGTGGGAAACTATTTACAAGGAAACACCACCTCAAGACCCATACATTTATTCACACAGGTGAAAAGtttgaatgtgatgaatgtgggaaacagtTTACTCGGAAGAACAATCTGAAGGCCCATAAGCTTACTCATACTGGTGAGAAGATTGAATGTAGTGAATGTGGGAAGCAGTTTGGTAGTATTAGAAGCCACAACACTCATCAGTTAATTCATACAGGTAGAACATTTGCATGTGATGAGTGTGGGAAACAATTCACTCAGAAAGGGCACCTCAAAAGCCACAAACTTCTTCACACTGGAGAAAAAAAGTTCAAatgtgaagaatgtgggaaaCAGTTTGCCCAGAAAAGCAACCTCAATACACATAAACTTATCCACACTGATGACAAGAAGTATGAGTGTGAAAACTGTGGTAGAAGATTTATCAGGAAGAGCCACCTAAACACCCACAAAAttactcacacaggtgagaaaaattttgagtgTGAGGAATGTGGAAAACAGTTTGCTCATAAGAGTAGTCTTAACACTCATACTGTTATACACACAggtgaaaaaaaattcaaatgtgAGGAATGTGGTAAAAGATTCATTAAGAGGAGTGATCTTAATACTCACAATCTtattcatactggagagaaaaaGTTTCAGTGTGAAGAGTGTGGGCAAGTATTTACCCATAGAGGTAGCCTCAATACCCATGCCCTTATTCatacaagtgaaaaaaaattcaagtgtGAAGAATGTGGCTTGCTGTTCTCCAGGAAAAGCCATCTCAACACTCATAATCTTATTCACACGGGTGAGAAAAAGTTTAGATGTGAAATATGTGGCAAAAGGTTTACAAGGAAGAGCCACTTAGACACTCATAAGCATGTTCACACTGGTGAGAAAAGGTTTGAATGTGAGCTGTGTGGAAAGTTATTCACTCAGAAGAGCAGCGTCAATACACACAGGCTTATCCATACTGGCGAGAAAAAGTATAGATGTGAAGAATGTGGTAAGCTCTTCACTCAAAGATTTAATCTTAGTGTTCATAAGCTTATTCACACTGATGAAAAATATGAGTGTGAGAAATGTGGGAAAAGGTTCATTAGAAAAAGTGACCTCAACATCCACAAACTTATTCATAAAGGTTATATCTCTCaggaagtgaaggaggaatggaacCTAAGAATGTCAACCAAATCTATGGATTTTTCACATTGA